From Micromonospora rifamycinica, a single genomic window includes:
- a CDS encoding tyrosine-protein phosphatase has translation MNARNWELVGAPNARDLGGLPTIDGRRVRVGRLIRTSALGRLTEDDLTVLGRLAPACVVDLRDDSETALAPPNRLVGDPCLVRLPVLDPAQPAFTYLSALLHGHDLDGYDEVARQGAAAAMAMVYRWFVTGAAARDGFARAVRLATDPANLPLLFHCSAGKDRTGWLAVVLLTALGVDEETVRADYLRHNELTVELRGAMSAVMLRQRPGLDAETARAVLEVRPEYLDAGYDEARRVYGSFDAYLADGLGVTAEVRAALCTHLLD, from the coding sequence ATGAACGCGCGGAACTGGGAGCTGGTGGGCGCACCGAACGCCCGTGACCTGGGCGGACTGCCCACCATCGACGGGCGGCGGGTGCGGGTCGGCCGGTTGATCCGCACGTCCGCGCTGGGGCGGCTCACCGAGGACGACCTGACGGTGCTGGGCCGGCTCGCCCCGGCCTGCGTCGTCGACCTGCGCGACGACTCCGAGACCGCGCTGGCCCCGCCGAACCGGCTGGTCGGCGACCCCTGCCTGGTCCGGCTGCCGGTGCTGGACCCGGCACAGCCGGCGTTCACCTACCTCTCGGCGCTGCTGCACGGCCACGACCTCGACGGGTACGACGAGGTGGCCCGGCAGGGCGCGGCGGCGGCGATGGCGATGGTCTACCGCTGGTTCGTCACCGGTGCGGCGGCCCGTGACGGCTTCGCCCGCGCGGTGCGGCTGGCGACCGACCCGGCGAACCTGCCGCTGCTGTTCCACTGTTCGGCCGGCAAGGACCGCACCGGATGGCTGGCGGTGGTGCTGCTCACCGCGCTGGGTGTCGACGAGGAGACGGTACGGGCGGACTACCTGCGGCACAACGAGCTGACGGTGGAGCTGCGCGGGGCGATGTCGGCGGTGATGCTGCGGCAGCGGCCGGGGTTGGATGCGGAGACGGCGCGGGCGGTGCTGGAGGTCCGCCCCGAGTACCTGGACGCCGGATACGACGAGGCGCGTCGGGTGTACGGGTCGTTCGACGCCTACCTGGCCGACGGGTTGGGGGTGACCGCCGAGGTCCGCGCCGCCCTGTGCACACACCTGCTGGACTGA
- a CDS encoding mandelate racemase/muconate lactonizing enzyme family protein — protein sequence MTIAAVRTHRLSAPLHTPFVTALRRTTTVRTLVVEVTDTDGRSGYGEAPQVWQVTGASVAGAEACVRELLAPAVVGRDADDVLARCAEMEATVAGNEAARSALDVALHDLAARRLGVPLVRLLGGAALRLPTDVTLAAGDGAELAAAARQRRAEGFDVLKLKVGTDPAGDLERVRAVRAAVGPQVRIRLDANQGWTPREAVRVIRGVEDAGLDVELVEQPVARWDLDGMAWVGDRVDVPILADEAVFGVRDLVEVIRRQAADLVNVKLAKCGGLRPARTLLELARAHGMGTLVGSMMESQVGVGAAASLAAAYRTSVVSDLDAAWWLASSPVRGGLRYEGATVVLPDAPGLGITAVTETKVQHRI from the coding sequence ATGACGATCGCCGCGGTACGCACCCACCGGCTGTCCGCGCCGCTGCACACCCCCTTCGTCACCGCGCTGCGCCGGACCACGACGGTGCGGACCCTGGTGGTGGAGGTGACCGACACCGACGGGCGGTCCGGTTACGGCGAGGCGCCGCAGGTGTGGCAGGTCACCGGGGCGTCGGTGGCCGGGGCGGAGGCGTGCGTCCGCGAGCTGCTCGCCCCGGCGGTGGTGGGCCGGGACGCCGACGACGTGCTGGCCCGCTGCGCGGAGATGGAGGCGACGGTGGCCGGCAACGAGGCGGCCCGGTCGGCGCTGGACGTCGCCCTGCACGACCTGGCGGCACGGCGGCTCGGCGTACCGCTGGTGCGGTTGCTCGGGGGTGCGGCGCTGCGGCTTCCGACGGACGTCACGCTGGCCGCCGGGGACGGCGCGGAGCTGGCGGCGGCCGCCCGGCAGCGGCGGGCCGAGGGGTTCGACGTGCTGAAGCTGAAGGTCGGCACGGATCCGGCCGGGGACCTGGAACGGGTCCGCGCGGTCCGGGCGGCCGTCGGCCCGCAGGTGCGGATCCGGTTGGACGCCAACCAGGGATGGACGCCGCGCGAGGCGGTCCGGGTGATCCGGGGCGTGGAGGACGCCGGGCTCGACGTGGAGCTGGTCGAGCAGCCGGTGGCCCGCTGGGACCTCGACGGCATGGCCTGGGTCGGCGACCGGGTGGACGTGCCGATCCTGGCCGACGAGGCGGTGTTCGGGGTGCGGGACCTGGTCGAGGTGATCCGACGGCAGGCCGCCGACCTGGTCAACGTCAAGCTCGCCAAGTGCGGCGGCCTGCGACCCGCGCGGACCCTGCTGGAACTGGCCCGCGCGCACGGGATGGGCACCCTGGTCGGATCCATGATGGAGAGCCAGGTCGGGGTCGGTGCGGCGGCCAGCCTGGCCGCCGCCTACCGGACCAGCGTGGTGTCCGACCTGGATGCCGCCTGGTGGCTGGCCTCGTCGCCGGTGCGCGGCGGGCTGCGGTACGAGGGCGCCACGGTGGTGCTGCCGGACGCCCCGGGGCTCGGTATCACCGCGGTGACCGAAACAAAAGTCCAGCACCGAATTTGA
- a CDS encoding C40 family peptidase, which produces MELEPGREALVRVAVATLWTDPAATRPVDRPALAVPSDTDGWITGMDAAQRVGDCVLSQLLLGERVLVTAVLPGGWAEVVAVEQAAPRRDPRGYPGWLPTAQLAPAPATRDRRAGDPPAPLVVDAVSTDLRAAPGGPVALPGVVLGTRLPPLGPAVGGWRPVRVPGRPDPLWVPEVDVAGLPAVAPSADDVLAVAARLRDVAYVWGGLSGHGIDCSGLVHLAWRRFGVPLPRDADDQAAVTTPVPAGEERPGDLYFFARPGRGIHHVGLVTAGSGPRMLHACYRQQRVLAEPLPPDRVATLVGAHRV; this is translated from the coding sequence GTGGAGTTGGAGCCGGGCCGCGAGGCCCTGGTACGGGTAGCTGTCGCCACCCTCTGGACAGACCCGGCGGCCACCCGGCCGGTCGACCGGCCGGCGTTGGCGGTGCCCTCCGACACCGACGGCTGGATCACCGGCATGGACGCCGCCCAGCGGGTCGGCGACTGCGTGCTCAGCCAACTGCTGCTCGGCGAGCGGGTGCTGGTCACCGCGGTACTCCCTGGCGGCTGGGCCGAGGTGGTCGCGGTGGAACAGGCCGCTCCCCGCCGTGACCCGCGCGGCTATCCCGGGTGGCTGCCCACCGCGCAGCTCGCCCCGGCCCCGGCGACCCGCGACCGGAGGGCCGGCGACCCGCCCGCACCGCTGGTCGTCGACGCGGTCAGCACCGACCTGCGCGCCGCACCGGGTGGCCCGGTGGCCCTGCCCGGGGTCGTCCTCGGCACCCGGCTCCCTCCCCTGGGTCCGGCCGTCGGCGGATGGCGACCGGTCCGGGTGCCGGGTCGCCCCGACCCGCTGTGGGTGCCCGAGGTGGACGTCGCCGGCCTGCCGGCCGTGGCGCCGTCGGCCGACGACGTGCTGGCCGTCGCCGCCCGGCTGCGGGACGTCGCGTACGTCTGGGGCGGGCTCTCCGGGCACGGGATCGACTGTTCCGGCCTGGTCCATCTGGCCTGGCGGCGCTTCGGCGTGCCGCTGCCCCGGGACGCCGACGACCAGGCGGCGGTCACCACGCCCGTACCGGCCGGCGAGGAACGCCCCGGTGACCTCTACTTCTTCGCCCGACCCGGACGGGGCATCCACCACGTCGGTCTGGTCACCGCCGGCAGTGGACCCCGGATGCTGCACGCCTGCTACCGGCAGCAGCGGGTGCTGGCGGAGCCGCTGCCGCCCGACCGGGTCGCCACCCTGGTCGGCGCGCACCGGGTCTGA
- a CDS encoding antibiotic biosynthesis monooxygenase family protein yields MVLEVALIDVTPGHEDDFAAAYAQAHAIIVAVQGCRSVRMTRGIESPSRFVLLVEWDSVQAHEQNFRGTEAFDRWRALIGPHFAAPPRVEHFVDVPA; encoded by the coding sequence ATGGTGCTTGAGGTCGCGCTCATCGACGTAACACCCGGCCACGAGGATGATTTCGCCGCCGCCTACGCGCAGGCGCACGCGATCATCGTCGCCGTCCAGGGCTGCCGCTCGGTCCGGATGACCCGGGGCATCGAAAGCCCTTCGCGGTTCGTCCTGCTGGTCGAGTGGGACTCGGTGCAGGCCCACGAGCAGAACTTCCGGGGCACCGAGGCCTTCGACAGGTGGCGCGCGCTGATCGGCCCGCACTTCGCCGCCCCGCCCCGGGTCGAGCACTTCGTCGACGTACCGGCCTGA
- a CDS encoding SDR family oxidoreductase: protein MAERVFLVTGVSRRIGIGAAVARTLAADGHRLLLTGLPGYDDGQPYGGDPDGVPALLAELGGAADHVTADLLDPAAPAALVAEAVRRHGRLDAVVAAHAHSHPTRLGELVADQIDRHLLVNVRATLLLADAFSAAFTAGAGGRLVLFSSGQRLGPMPTELAYAASKAGVENLTAQLAPLLMPRGITVNCLNPGPTDTGYAAPDAHAAVAARFPTGHWGTAEDAARLVRFLCSPEAGWITGQVIDSEGGFNRYG from the coding sequence ATGGCTGAGCGGGTGTTCCTGGTGACCGGGGTGAGTCGACGGATCGGCATCGGGGCGGCGGTCGCCCGCACCCTCGCCGCCGACGGACACCGGCTGCTCCTCACCGGCCTGCCCGGCTACGACGACGGCCAGCCCTACGGTGGCGACCCGGACGGTGTACCGGCGCTCCTGGCCGAGCTGGGCGGCGCCGCCGACCACGTGACCGCCGACCTGCTCGACCCCGCCGCCCCGGCGGCGCTCGTCGCGGAGGCGGTACGCCGGCACGGCCGACTCGACGCGGTGGTGGCGGCACACGCGCACTCCCACCCGACCCGCCTGGGCGAGCTGGTGGCGGACCAGATCGACCGGCACCTGCTGGTGAACGTGCGGGCCACCCTGCTGCTGGCCGACGCGTTCAGCGCCGCCTTCACCGCCGGGGCAGGGGGCCGGCTGGTGCTCTTCTCCAGCGGCCAGCGGCTCGGCCCGATGCCGACCGAGTTGGCCTACGCGGCCAGCAAGGCCGGCGTGGAGAACCTCACCGCCCAGCTCGCCCCGCTGCTCATGCCCCGCGGGATCACCGTCAACTGCCTCAACCCCGGCCCGACCGACACCGGCTACGCCGCACCGGACGCGCACGCCGCCGTGGCGGCGCGCTTCCCCACCGGGCACTGGGGAACGGCCGAGGACGCGGCGCGGCTGGTCCGGTTCCTCTGCTCGCCGGAGGCGGGCTGGATCACCGGTCAGGTCATCGACTCCGAGGGTGGGTTCAACCGCTACGGGTGA
- a CDS encoding serine hydrolase yields MTWDDLDARLDRVPGTVSAYLGRLDAPPTWTRTPDATHYAASTMKVAVLLALHRAAEAGTLALDHPVPVVNEFDSAQPGAPRFSCARHYDNDDAVWERLGGRATPRWLADRMITRSSNLATNLLVDRVGLPAVARAWQLAGARHSVTGRGIEDAAAREAGITNLVTVADLAALLGGLAVGVHRAGPLASPAACAAMVDVLLDQRHREDLAAGLPAGTRIAHKNGWVRGVRHGVGVVLPDDAPAYVIAVCTTTDLAASPDADLDDACRLVAEISATAWAARHDLTG; encoded by the coding sequence ATGACCTGGGATGATCTCGACGCCCGGCTGGACCGGGTGCCCGGCACCGTCTCGGCGTACCTGGGCCGGCTCGACGCGCCGCCCACCTGGACCCGCACCCCCGACGCCACCCACTACGCGGCCAGCACCATGAAGGTCGCGGTGCTGCTGGCCCTGCACCGGGCCGCCGAGGCCGGCACCCTCGCCCTGGACCACCCGGTCCCGGTGGTCAACGAATTCGACTCGGCCCAGCCGGGCGCACCCCGGTTCTCCTGCGCCCGGCACTACGACAACGACGACGCGGTCTGGGAACGCCTGGGCGGGCGGGCCACCCCGCGGTGGCTCGCCGACCGCATGATCACCCGGTCCAGCAACCTCGCCACCAACCTGCTCGTCGACCGGGTCGGGCTCCCCGCCGTGGCGCGGGCGTGGCAGCTCGCCGGGGCCCGGCACAGCGTCACCGGCCGGGGCATCGAGGACGCCGCCGCCCGGGAGGCGGGCATCACCAATCTGGTCACCGTCGCCGACCTGGCGGCGCTGCTCGGCGGGCTGGCCGTCGGCGTGCACCGGGCCGGTCCACTGGCCTCCCCGGCGGCCTGCGCCGCCATGGTGGACGTGCTGCTGGACCAGCGGCACCGCGAGGATCTCGCCGCCGGGCTGCCCGCCGGCACCCGGATCGCCCACAAGAACGGTTGGGTACGCGGCGTGCGGCACGGCGTCGGCGTGGTCCTGCCCGACGACGCCCCGGCGTACGTGATCGCCGTGTGCACCACCACCGACCTCGCCGCCTCCCCCGACGCCGACCTCGACGACGCCTGCCGGCTGGTCGCCGAGATCTCGGCGACGGCCTGGGCCGCCCGGCACGACCTGACCGGCTGA
- the uvrB gene encoding excinuclease ABC subunit UvrB, giving the protein MALDIPRLDGRFQVVSDFQPAGDQPAAIDDLERRVRRGDRNTVLLGATGTGKSATTAWLVERLQRPTLVLAPNKTLCAQLAKEFSELLPHNSVEYFVSYYDYYQPEAYIPQTDTYIEKDSSINEEVERLRHKATMSLLTRRDTIVVATVSAIYGLGTPEEYLDRAVRIAVGQELDRDQLLRRLVDIQYTRNDMAFQRGTFRVRGDTLEIIPAYEELAVRIELFGDEVEKLYYLNPLTGDVVKEVDHLLIFPATHYAAGPERMERATRDIEAELGERLAELERQGKLLEAQRLRMRTTYDLEMMRQVGFCSGIENYSMHIDGRLPGSPPHCLLDYFPDDFLTVVDESHVTIPQIGGMFEGDASRKRMLIDHGFRLPSAADNRPLRFDEFLERVGQLVFLSATPGPWEMEQAQGEFVEQVIRPTGLIDPEVVLKPTKGQIDDLMHEIKLRTERDERVLVTTLTKKMAEDLSDYLLENGIRVRYLHSEVDTLRRVELLRELRKGDYDVLVGINLLREGLDLPEVSLVAILDADKEGFLRSGRSLIQTIGRAARNVSGQVHMYADKITPSMAAAIDETNRRRAKQIAHNEAHGISPEPLRKKIHDILDDIYREAEDTENARVGGAARQLSRGKAPVKETRSRGRAGVDTPSREGMARADLAQLIQELNDQMLAAARELQFELAARIRDEVADLKKELRGMDAAGVR; this is encoded by the coding sequence ATGGCGCTCGACATTCCCCGGCTCGACGGTCGTTTCCAGGTCGTCAGCGATTTCCAGCCGGCCGGCGACCAGCCGGCAGCCATCGATGATCTTGAGCGTCGGGTGCGGCGTGGCGACCGCAACACCGTGCTGCTCGGCGCCACCGGCACCGGCAAGAGCGCCACCACGGCGTGGCTGGTCGAGCGGCTGCAACGGCCGACCCTGGTGCTCGCCCCCAACAAGACGCTCTGCGCTCAGCTCGCCAAGGAGTTCAGCGAGCTGCTCCCGCACAACTCGGTGGAGTACTTCGTCTCCTACTACGACTACTACCAGCCCGAGGCCTACATCCCGCAGACCGACACCTACATCGAGAAGGACTCCTCGATCAACGAGGAGGTGGAGCGGCTGCGGCACAAGGCGACCATGTCGCTGCTCACCCGGCGGGACACGATCGTGGTGGCCACCGTGTCGGCCATCTACGGCCTGGGTACCCCCGAGGAGTACCTCGACCGGGCCGTCCGGATCGCCGTCGGGCAGGAGCTGGACCGCGACCAGCTGCTACGCCGGCTGGTCGACATCCAGTACACCCGCAACGACATGGCCTTCCAGCGCGGCACCTTCCGGGTCCGCGGCGACACCCTGGAGATCATCCCGGCGTACGAGGAGCTGGCGGTCCGGATCGAGCTGTTCGGTGACGAGGTGGAGAAGCTCTACTACCTCAACCCGCTCACCGGCGACGTCGTCAAGGAGGTCGACCACCTGCTGATCTTCCCGGCCACCCACTACGCGGCGGGGCCGGAGCGGATGGAGCGGGCGACCCGGGACATCGAGGCCGAGCTGGGGGAGCGGCTGGCCGAGCTGGAACGGCAGGGCAAGCTGCTGGAGGCCCAGCGGCTGCGCATGCGGACCACCTACGACCTGGAGATGATGCGCCAGGTCGGGTTCTGCTCCGGCATCGAGAACTACTCCATGCACATCGACGGCCGGTTGCCCGGCAGCCCGCCGCACTGCCTGCTCGACTACTTCCCGGACGACTTCCTCACCGTGGTCGACGAGTCGCACGTCACCATCCCGCAGATCGGCGGCATGTTCGAGGGGGACGCCTCGCGCAAGCGGATGCTGATCGACCACGGGTTCCGGCTGCCCAGCGCCGCCGACAACCGCCCGCTGCGCTTCGACGAGTTCCTCGAGCGGGTCGGTCAGCTCGTCTTCCTGTCGGCCACGCCGGGCCCGTGGGAGATGGAGCAGGCCCAGGGCGAGTTCGTCGAGCAGGTCATCCGGCCGACCGGCCTGATCGATCCGGAGGTCGTGCTCAAGCCGACCAAGGGGCAGATCGACGACCTGATGCACGAGATCAAGCTGCGTACCGAGCGCGACGAGCGGGTGCTGGTCACCACGCTGACCAAGAAGATGGCCGAGGACCTGTCCGACTACCTCCTGGAGAACGGCATCCGGGTGCGCTACCTGCACTCCGAGGTCGACACCCTGCGCCGGGTGGAGCTGCTGCGCGAGCTGCGCAAGGGCGACTACGACGTGCTGGTCGGCATCAACCTGCTCCGGGAGGGCCTCGACCTGCCGGAGGTCTCCCTGGTGGCGATTCTGGACGCCGACAAGGAGGGCTTCCTGCGCAGCGGTCGGTCGCTGATCCAGACCATCGGCCGGGCCGCCCGCAACGTCTCCGGCCAGGTGCACATGTACGCCGACAAGATCACCCCGTCGATGGCGGCGGCGATCGACGAGACCAACCGCCGCCGGGCCAAGCAGATCGCGCACAACGAGGCGCACGGGATCAGCCCCGAGCCGCTGCGCAAGAAGATCCACGACATCCTCGACGACATCTACCGCGAGGCGGAGGACACCGAGAACGCCCGGGTCGGTGGGGCGGCCCGGCAGCTCTCCCGGGGCAAGGCGCCGGTCAAGGAGACCCGCAGCCGTGGTCGGGCCGGCGTGGACACCCCGTCCCGGGAGGGGATGGCCCGGGCCGACCTGGCGCAGCTGATCCAGGAGCTCAACGATCAGATGCTCGCCGCCGCCCGCGAGCTGCAGTTCGAGCTGGCCGCCCGGATCCGCGACGAGGTGGCCGACCTGAAGAAGGAGCTGCGGGGAATGGACGCCGCCGGGGTCAGGTGA
- the typA gene encoding translational GTPase TypA yields MQLRTDLRNVAIIAHVDHGKTTLVDAMLRQAGAYGARGENTERVMDSMDLEREKGITILAKNTGVRYLPADGSDPVTINIIDTPGHADFGGEVERGLTMVDGVVLLVDASEGPLPQTRFVLRKALKARMPIILVINKVDRPDARIKEVVDDTYELFLDLDADEEQIDFPIVYACARDGIASLTQPADGSVPDDSSSLEPLFRTLLDTIPPPSYDEDAPLQAHVTNLDASPFLGRLALCRVRQGTITKGQTVAWCRTDGSTQRVRISELLMTEGLERKPAESAGPGDIIAVAGIPEIMIGETLADAENPIPLPLITVDEPAISMTIGTNTSPLVGRVKGAKVTARMVKDRLDKELIGNVSLRVLPTERPDAWEVQGRGELALAILVEQMRRESYELTVGKPQVVTKEIDGKTCEPVERLTIDAPEEYLGAITQLLATRKGRMEQLVNHGTGWIRMEWLVPARGLIGFRTEFLTDTRGTGILHHVFESYEPWFGELRTRNNGSLVADRTGVVTPFAMINLQERGQLFVEPTTEVYEGMIVGENSRSDDMDVNITKEKKLTNMRASTSDETEKLIPPRKLSLEQALEFCREDECVEVTPVAVRIRKVVLDQTQRGRMAARRKHAG; encoded by the coding sequence ATGCAGCTTCGCACCGACCTCCGCAATGTCGCCATCATCGCCCACGTCGACCACGGCAAAACGACCCTGGTCGACGCCATGTTGCGGCAGGCCGGCGCCTACGGGGCCCGTGGTGAGAACACCGAGCGCGTCATGGACTCGATGGATCTCGAACGGGAAAAGGGCATCACCATCCTGGCCAAGAACACCGGCGTGCGGTACCTGCCGGCGGATGGCTCCGACCCGGTCACCATCAACATCATCGACACCCCCGGTCACGCCGACTTCGGCGGCGAGGTCGAGCGGGGCCTGACCATGGTCGACGGGGTGGTGCTGCTGGTCGACGCCAGCGAGGGCCCGCTGCCGCAGACCCGGTTCGTGCTCCGCAAGGCGCTCAAGGCCCGGATGCCGATCATCCTGGTGATCAACAAGGTGGACCGCCCCGACGCCCGGATCAAGGAGGTCGTGGACGACACCTACGAACTCTTCCTCGACCTGGACGCCGACGAGGAGCAGATCGACTTCCCGATCGTCTACGCCTGTGCCCGCGACGGCATCGCCTCGCTGACCCAGCCCGCCGACGGCTCGGTGCCCGACGACAGCAGCAGCCTGGAACCGCTGTTCCGGACCCTGCTCGACACCATCCCGCCGCCCTCCTACGACGAGGACGCCCCGCTCCAGGCGCACGTCACCAACCTGGACGCCTCGCCGTTCCTCGGCCGGCTGGCGCTGTGCCGGGTGCGCCAGGGCACCATCACCAAGGGCCAGACCGTGGCCTGGTGCCGCACCGACGGCAGCACCCAGCGGGTCCGGATCTCCGAGCTGCTGATGACCGAGGGCCTGGAGCGCAAGCCCGCCGAGTCGGCCGGGCCGGGCGACATCATCGCCGTCGCCGGCATCCCCGAGATCATGATCGGCGAGACCCTGGCCGACGCGGAGAACCCGATCCCGCTGCCGCTGATCACCGTGGACGAGCCGGCCATCTCGATGACCATCGGCACCAACACCTCGCCGCTGGTCGGCCGGGTCAAGGGCGCCAAGGTCACCGCCCGGATGGTCAAGGACCGGCTCGACAAGGAGCTGATCGGCAACGTGTCGCTGCGGGTGCTGCCCACCGAGCGGCCGGACGCCTGGGAGGTGCAGGGTCGTGGCGAGCTGGCCCTGGCCATCCTGGTCGAGCAGATGCGCCGCGAGTCCTACGAGCTGACCGTCGGCAAGCCGCAGGTGGTCACCAAGGAGATCGACGGCAAGACCTGCGAGCCGGTGGAGCGGCTGACCATCGACGCGCCGGAGGAGTACCTGGGCGCGATCACCCAGCTCCTGGCCACCCGCAAGGGCCGGATGGAGCAGCTGGTCAACCATGGCACCGGCTGGATCCGGATGGAGTGGCTGGTGCCGGCGCGCGGCCTGATCGGCTTCCGCACCGAGTTCCTCACCGACACCCGGGGCACCGGCATCCTGCACCACGTCTTCGAGTCGTACGAGCCGTGGTTCGGTGAGCTGCGGACCCGCAACAACGGGTCGCTGGTGGCCGACCGGACCGGTGTGGTCACCCCGTTCGCCATGATCAACCTTCAGGAGCGCGGCCAGCTCTTCGTCGAGCCCACCACCGAGGTGTACGAGGGCATGATCGTCGGGGAGAACTCCCGCTCCGACGACATGGACGTCAACATCACCAAGGAGAAGAAGCTCACCAACATGCGGGCCTCGACCTCCGACGAGACCGAGAAGCTGATCCCGCCGCGCAAGCTCTCCCTGGAGCAGGCGCTGGAGTTCTGCCGCGAGGACGAGTGCGTCGAGGTGACCCCGGTCGCCGTCCGGATCCGCAAGGTGGTGCTGGACCAGACCCAGCGGGGCCGGATGGCCGCCCGCCGCAAGCACGCCGGCTGA
- a CDS encoding TerC family protein: MNVSGMVWAGTLVALTAVLLVDLFIIGRRPHEPSVRESSLWVSFYVGLALLFGAGLWVTAGGNVAGQFYTGWLTEYSLSVDNLFVFVIIMARFGVPRKYQQKVLLVGIVLALVMRGGFIAAGAALLAQFSWVFYIFGAFLIYTAINLARQGEPEEDEFKENVLIRWSRKALPISRDYDGAKLTTHQAGRRLFTPMLVVMIAIGTTDLIFALDSIPAIFGITQEPYLVFTANVFALMGLRQLYFLVGGLLDRLVYLSYGLAVVLGFIGVKLVLEALADNNLPFLNDGEPVGWAPHIPIWLSLTVILGCLAVATAASLVKSARDRRRELVDVHR, from the coding sequence TTGAACGTGTCCGGAATGGTGTGGGCGGGAACCCTCGTCGCACTCACGGCGGTGCTCCTCGTCGACCTCTTCATCATCGGTCGCCGGCCGCACGAGCCGAGCGTCCGCGAGTCGAGCCTCTGGGTCAGCTTCTACGTCGGCCTGGCCCTGCTCTTCGGGGCCGGCCTGTGGGTCACCGCGGGCGGCAACGTGGCCGGCCAGTTCTACACCGGTTGGTTGACCGAGTACAGCCTCTCGGTGGACAACCTCTTCGTCTTCGTGATCATCATGGCCCGGTTCGGGGTACCCCGGAAATACCAGCAGAAGGTGCTGCTCGTCGGCATCGTGCTGGCCCTGGTCATGCGGGGCGGCTTCATCGCCGCCGGGGCGGCGCTGCTCGCCCAGTTCTCCTGGGTGTTCTACATCTTCGGCGCGTTCCTGATCTACACGGCGATCAACCTGGCCCGCCAGGGGGAGCCGGAGGAGGACGAGTTCAAGGAGAACGTGCTGATCCGGTGGAGCCGCAAGGCGCTGCCGATCTCACGGGACTACGACGGCGCGAAGCTCACCACCCACCAGGCCGGTCGGCGGTTGTTCACGCCGATGCTGGTGGTGATGATCGCGATCGGCACGACCGACCTGATCTTCGCGCTGGACTCGATCCCGGCGATCTTCGGGATCACCCAGGAGCCCTACCTGGTCTTCACCGCGAACGTCTTCGCGCTGATGGGCCTGCGGCAGCTCTACTTCCTGGTCGGCGGACTGCTCGACCGGCTGGTCTACCTGAGCTACGGGCTGGCGGTGGTGCTCGGCTTCATCGGCGTGAAGCTGGTGCTGGAGGCGCTGGCCGACAACAACCTGCCGTTCCTCAACGACGGCGAGCCGGTCGGCTGGGCACCGCACATCCCGATCTGGTTGTCGTTGACGGTCATTCTCGGGTGTCTCGCCGTGGCGACGGCGGCCAGCCTGGTCAAGTCGGCCCGGGACCGGCGCCGCGAGCTGGTCGACGTCCACCGCTGA
- a CDS encoding helix-turn-helix domain-containing protein has protein sequence MPLSSSPVIRRARLGAELRQLRRREALTLEQVCTRLGWASTSKLSRIELGQSRPDLADVLDLLDVYEVPSPQREALIVIARDAATGRGWWKALGEMSERQRTYAELEAGAASIVEYQPAVLPGLLQAPGYARLRITAGRLLHPDIDVEADLRARLTRQAVLRRPDPPRYTALLDERACDPGDLPADVWREQVDQLLAMAELPHVTIRVVPGTAVPPGGAYPLTAFSCYSFPDPADPRTVMLEAMTTDVRLASDADVSRYDRMTGWLSAAALSPAETVELFCRRAADLAADPAAGPAVALSGDDEAARDEQAADEEAGDVVPGDPEATRRTAVPGLTRSG, from the coding sequence ATGCCATTGTCATCGAGTCCTGTCATTCGACGTGCGCGGCTCGGCGCCGAGCTGCGCCAGTTGCGCAGACGGGAGGCGCTGACGCTGGAGCAGGTGTGTACCCGGTTGGGCTGGGCCTCCACATCGAAGCTGTCCCGCATCGAGCTGGGGCAGAGCCGACCGGATCTGGCCGACGTGCTCGACCTGCTGGACGTCTACGAGGTCCCGTCACCGCAGCGTGAGGCGCTGATCGTCATCGCCCGGGACGCGGCGACCGGTCGCGGCTGGTGGAAGGCGCTCGGCGAGATGAGCGAGCGGCAACGCACCTACGCCGAGCTGGAGGCAGGTGCGGCGAGCATCGTGGAGTACCAGCCGGCGGTACTGCCCGGTCTGCTCCAGGCGCCCGGCTACGCCCGGCTGCGGATCACGGCCGGTCGACTGCTGCATCCGGACATCGACGTCGAGGCCGATCTGCGGGCCAGGCTCACCCGGCAGGCGGTGTTGCGCCGGCCCGATCCGCCGCGGTACACCGCCCTGCTCGACGAGCGGGCCTGCGACCCCGGCGACCTGCCCGCCGACGTCTGGCGCGAGCAGGTGGACCAGTTGCTGGCGATGGCCGAGCTGCCGCACGTGACGATCCGGGTGGTGCCCGGTACGGCGGTCCCGCCCGGCGGGGCCTACCCGTTGACGGCCTTCTCGTGCTACTCGTTCCCCGACCCGGCCGACCCGCGCACGGTGATGCTGGAGGCGATGACCACCGACGTCCGGCTGGCCTCCGACGCGGACGTCAGCCGGTACGACCGGATGACCGGTTGGCTCTCCGCCGCCGCGCTGAGCCCGGCGGAGACGGTGGAGCTGTTCTGCCGTCGGGCCGCCGACCTCGCGGCCGATCCGGCCGCCGGCCCGGCCGTCGCCCTGTCGGGCGACGACGAGGCTGCCCGGGACGAGCAGGCGGCCGACGAGGAGGCCGGTGACGTCGTGCCCGGGGATCCGGAGGCCACCCGGCGGACGGCCGTTCCGGGGCTCACCCGTAGCGGTTGA